In Candidatus Electrothrix scaldis, the genomic window TGGCGTAATATCCTACCCCGCCGGATTTGAGAGAGACCGCACAATCCCGGACAGTCTTGGTTTTTTCGCCAGTAATGCGGATGTCAATAGCCTTTCCCTGCATATGCAGGCTCCGTTTTGCTACACCGTTACTTCTTTGGCGTAACAGTTGATTTGTTTTTGGGGAACGGTAACCGGAAATGATTTCATATGTGCTATTGCAGCACATCTTTTGCTGTATGGTCCAGAGAATATCGAGAACGTCAGGATCAATGGTGTGAACTTCTGCGGTACGGAAGTCTCGAAGATAGGTGTTTATTCGGGCTAAGGCCTTTGGGTCATACTCTCCTGCTTTTGCATACGTAATATCGAGCCGTTCGCGGGTGTGGGTATGATAAAAGGACAGGCTCCGCGTTTTTTGGGAACGTTCAGAGAGAGAGGTGGGGATATTAGCCCAAGCTGGCGCAGCCTGGGCAAGACAAATTCCGACAGCGGCCTTTGCTCCCAAGGCAAGAAAAGAGCGTCTATTCATAATCTATTCCTTTGGTTGTTTTGTTTCTGCAAGGCATGGAAACGAGCAATTATGTATAATCAAACAGTCTGAAATAATAAATAATATACATATTAAAAGGGATATTTTTTTTTCTGTCAATACTCTTTCTCCTGGCTTTGCCGGAAAACTATTTTAGATCTGATTCATCAATAGACCCGCGCTGAATAAATTTTTTTCTGACTGTTACGGTGGCGCGAACCAATCTGCCAGCTGGATCTGTTGCGACAACCTTTTTCCTCTTTTTACGGTACGTTTGATAGCTGAGCTCAGCATCATGCTGAAACAAATCAGTATTAGGCTAGAAAAGGCTTGATTGTGTCGCGAGCGTAGGTTACACTTTTTACTTACTTTTTTTGTAATAAAAATCCCGCAGGGGGATAGTTATCATGGATAGGATTGATAGTTGTTTCTTATCAGGTTGCTGTAAGGCTTCTGAAAAAAACAGGGCTGCTTTAGGGCCTTTATTTAATCACGATCAGAAATTTCCGATCCTCCCGTATTCTCTTCTTTATAGGCAGTAATTCTATGGTCGCCAATAGCTCGAAAATTCTCATCCTGGGTTCCAATGTCAAAATAACTAATCTTCCGGTCAAGGAAGTGAGTTTATTGCAGGAGGGTAGTCTGCCTGCCTATGGTTATAATCCAGGAGATAATATCGATCTTCTTGCCGGGCCTGTTACTGTTGAAAAGGGGCGCCTGGAGCAATGCCTGACCTGGCTCAATTCCTATCTTGCAGAGTCCGGTCTGACCCCTCAAATCGAATCACTTTCCTATGGGAGTGAGAAGCAGGTCTATCAAATTTTCAAGCGGCAAAAAAAAGGGAGCGAAGACGACCATGATGGTTGGTTTATGGTGAGTCAGTTGCTCCCCTCGGAAGAACGTTTGAGAAAGTCATCTGCCTTTGTGCTCAGCGAGTACGAATGTACCACTGTGGGGAATAATACAGGAATGGTTTTGATAGATGATTCCGGTGCTCCTCCCCAGGTCTGCGATGATATGATAGCCTTAAATCCAGATATGTGGTGTATTGCAATGGGAATCTCTGTTGCCCACTGGCAGCAATGGGCCCAAAGGCTTGGCAAGCGTTTCACCCTCTTCTGTCGCCTCTCTGATCTGGAAACTACCCGTATGGAGATGGACTCTGCCGTCACTTGGGAAAGTATTGTGGCGATGTGTCTGCGTGCCCTGAAAACAAGTGAGGTAGGGCTCTGGGATCCATTGAATAATCGCTTTCTGTGTCATATTGTTGTTGAGATGTTTCCCCATGCCATTCTTTATGTTGGGCCAGGAGGAACCTTTTTTCGATATCGCAAAGGGATGCTTCCGAAAAAGAGTTCCTCCAAAAAGCGTGGCTCTGTTCCCTGTTATGATACGATGGTCACGGCCATGTTGACCATGAATATCTTTCGTTTCAATTGCCTGGATTTTTGTCGTAACTGCTTTTTTGCCTTTTCAAAGCAGGTCTTGACGAATTGGAAAATATTGAATGATAATGGCTATCATTTCGATAACCAACTGAAGCTCCCCGAACTTGATTTTGGGTCAGTATGCCCGGCAGACTGGCCATGCTCTGTCAGTGAGTGCGGTGAGGCACGTGGTGGTCGTATGCGATTTACCTGGCAAGATCATATTTCTCATGGCAGCTGTCAGGAGAACTGCCCTTGTGCCTCGCAGGAGATGATCAGGAAAGATCCTAATTTTGTTGAGTTGCCTCATTCATCGACAGAATTTGAAAAAAATCTGGCCTTGGTGGCCAGTCAAGCCTGGGGGGAAGAAAAGAAAAAGGCTCTACGTTCCTTTTTTCATCGGGACTACGAATCCTATTGTAATCATCAAAACGATGGGGTTCGCTATGCAGGCCATATTGATACTATTATCTCGGTGTTGCATTACCTGAAGGAAGAAGTTAACCGAGGTACTGGTTTTGATAATCTGCCGATGTTTCAAATTGGCCATCTCCGAACCACTGACCCTGCGGAAATTGATCCGGTTATAGCACTGCGTCAGGTTATGGATTCCTATGTATCCAAGGAGTCTGTCTTACGCCCCCTGTGTATTGGTATTTTTGGTCCTCCGGGCTCAGGAAAATCCTTTGCCGTGAAACAAGTTGCCAGTGAAATTGCCCGTCGATATGATGGCGATCCATTTGACTTTTTTGAGTTTAATCTTACCCAATTTGCCAGTCCAGAGGAGATTAACTTAGCAATTGATCCGGTTAGAGCTTCGGTGGCACGAGGGAGGGTTCCCATCGCCTTTTGGGATGAGTTCGACTGTCGATACAACGGCGATGAATTCGGGTATTTGCGCTTTTTTCTCCCTTCAATGCAGGATGGCGTAACCTATGTTCATGGTATTCCTTATCATATTGGTAGGGCTATCTTTGTCTTTGCCGGTGGCGTCAAGGCAAGCTGGGAGGGAATGGAAGAACTGCTCTCGCCAGATAACCGCGAGCAACTGAAAAGGTCCAAGACCTTAAAAATACCGGATTTCATGAGTCGCCTCCGCGTTGTCCTGGATATTGATGGGATTGAGATACCTGCTCATTTATTGCAAGACTCTGCAACTGAGGATGACCTGGAAGAATTACGCAGAATTCTCCATAAACGCGCCTTGATTATCTCTCATCAGATGCAGACCCATTGGAAAAAGGCGGCCCGCAAAAGTTCAGGCCTGCTGCTTCGTCTGCTAATCGGTGAATATAAATTCGGGGCCCGCTCCATTGAGGCGGTGATCGAGGCGAGTCGGGCCGCTGACCGTCTGGTTTATGGCCTGCCGGAGCTGATTGCCCCATCTGCTGCCCGTATCCACGCGAATTGGCGTGTCGAGCTGGAGCGGAGGATTGATCATGTGCGCAAGTCCGCAGGGCTACGTGCGATCTGGTAATCAATCTGGTAATGTAGCCTTTCTGATTCCCCCTTCCCTTTGGGAAGGGGGAAAAGACGAAAAAAGATCTTTCCTCCCTCCTCATCTGGGCATGTATCATTGTTGACTTGACGGCTTTGATTTACTGGAATCTTGTAGATCCTGCTTCCTGAAACATCCTCTCTATATTATTGCTTAATTTTGATCACGTTCAAATGACTTGTCATCATTTATAAAAGGGATTAAATACATAAACAGTAATCGCAAAATTCGGCGGATGATGCCGAAGAAAACAGGAACGGTTATTGTTCCTGAAAATCTGCACGAACAAAGAGTATTTTCATGGCAGGAAGCACATTCGGTACAGTCTTTAAGGTGGCAACCTGGGGAGAATCACACGGCACCGCTCTTGGGGCCGTTATTGACGGTTGCCCTCCGGGGATTGACTTGAGCCCTGAAATGATTCAGGAGGAGCTGGAGCGTCGTCGCCCGGGAAAAGGTGGAGCGACCTCTCCACGCAACGAGCCGGATATGGTCCAGATTATGTCTGGAATCTTTCAGCCGGAAGGATGCGCTGTTCTTCAGACCACAGGCACTCCTATTTCTTTGGTGATCTTTAATAAAGACGCCCACTCCAAGTCTTATAGCCATTTACAGGATGTTTTTCGGCCCGGTCACGGAGATTTGACCTATCAAAAAAAATACGGCATCCGTGACCACCGAGGCGGTGGACGTGCCTCTGCCCGGGAAACAGCGGCACGAGTGGCTGCCGGAGCGGTGGCTAAACAACTTCTGGATCGACAGGGTATGTCTGTGCAGGCCTATACTGTGGCTTTGGGCGGAATTAAGGCGGAACAACGAGATTTCTCCCAGATTGAGCAAAACCGTCTTTTCTGCCCTGATAATGCAGCCGCAGAACGCATGGAAGAGCGGATCAGAGAGGTGCGTAGCC contains:
- a CDS encoding DUF882 domain-containing protein, which encodes MNRRSFLALGAKAAVGICLAQAAPAWANIPTSLSERSQKTRSLSFYHTHTRERLDITYAKAGEYDPKALARINTYLRDFRTAEVHTIDPDVLDILWTIQQKMCCNSTYEIISGYRSPKTNQLLRQRSNGVAKRSLHMQGKAIDIRITGEKTKTVRDCAVSLKSGGVGYYAKSNFVHIDTGRVRTW
- a CDS encoding AAA family ATPase; the protein is MVANSSKILILGSNVKITNLPVKEVSLLQEGSLPAYGYNPGDNIDLLAGPVTVEKGRLEQCLTWLNSYLAESGLTPQIESLSYGSEKQVYQIFKRQKKGSEDDHDGWFMVSQLLPSEERLRKSSAFVLSEYECTTVGNNTGMVLIDDSGAPPQVCDDMIALNPDMWCIAMGISVAHWQQWAQRLGKRFTLFCRLSDLETTRMEMDSAVTWESIVAMCLRALKTSEVGLWDPLNNRFLCHIVVEMFPHAILYVGPGGTFFRYRKGMLPKKSSSKKRGSVPCYDTMVTAMLTMNIFRFNCLDFCRNCFFAFSKQVLTNWKILNDNGYHFDNQLKLPELDFGSVCPADWPCSVSECGEARGGRMRFTWQDHISHGSCQENCPCASQEMIRKDPNFVELPHSSTEFEKNLALVASQAWGEEKKKALRSFFHRDYESYCNHQNDGVRYAGHIDTIISVLHYLKEEVNRGTGFDNLPMFQIGHLRTTDPAEIDPVIALRQVMDSYVSKESVLRPLCIGIFGPPGSGKSFAVKQVASEIARRYDGDPFDFFEFNLTQFASPEEINLAIDPVRASVARGRVPIAFWDEFDCRYNGDEFGYLRFFLPSMQDGVTYVHGIPYHIGRAIFVFAGGVKASWEGMEELLSPDNREQLKRSKTLKIPDFMSRLRVVLDIDGIEIPAHLLQDSATEDDLEELRRILHKRALIISHQMQTHWKKAARKSSGLLLRLLIGEYKFGARSIEAVIEASRAADRLVYGLPELIAPSAARIHANWRVELERRIDHVRKSAGLRAIW
- the aroC gene encoding chorismate synthase: MAGSTFGTVFKVATWGESHGTALGAVIDGCPPGIDLSPEMIQEELERRRPGKGGATSPRNEPDMVQIMSGIFQPEGCAVLQTTGTPISLVIFNKDAHSKSYSHLQDVFRPGHGDLTYQKKYGIRDHRGGGRASARETAARVAAGAVAKQLLDRQGMSVQAYTVALGGIKAEQRDFSQIEQNRLFCPDNAAAERMEERIREVRSQGDTLGGIVEIRARCKVGLGEPVFDKLDAELARALMSIGAVKGVEIGSGFQAAEMLGSENNDPISPEGFLSNNAGGILAGVSNGEDIIVRVAVKPIPSIHKEQQTVNKANEPVSIKVGGRHDISAIPRIIPVCEAMVRLTLADHLLRQQAISFKD